One Thermoplasma volcanium GSS1 genomic window carries:
- a CDS encoding glycosyltransferase family 39 protein: MIENVDKHRNQFEFVSVLRRYETEIALGLLVVFYLFVANYFSWSQAMQYPFLTNSGGSDPYFNYYIIQYILTYHTQLLHEIFLHYPIGSGNPRPPFFHWMIVFVATILSPIFGSAFKVAYYAFEEFDAVFGALLIIPVYLMAKEIFGKKAGIIAAFLYALMPGNLSAGILSDGRMHTPELFFAFLTIYFFEKALITSKKSLFLQNMLDFKSYIPSIINFYKRNRKATIYALLSGASIGGLMLSWQGYAYIEVILLIYIVVQAVINLLTRRPTGYLTYLTSIAMALGFLMGFYYYYGDGELYGWFIPEIQLAVLGIAFLLLINIIGRKPWIITVPLTIVVSLAGFFVLFKIEPTVMHTLISGAGYFIKSRVYTTIAEAAPLPLGEYINSFGVAQFIIGMSGIVYVIYKYVKEKSDALMFILVFAVVSIFMSFEAARFNITAAPAYGILGGGLLVYFIDMAKLTEVRKRNVGSTSFSKTVKGNINWVHAAFAVILVLVLVIPSGIGVVNAAIPENNANIINSKIQSELPAFMRSNNTTGQYFGSSGFFIDNSSQPLAQSFSWLSTQDTNVPIGERPAYVSWWDYGFQEVFQGQHPTVADDFQQGYVPAGQILLSQNQSQIVSILIALLVKGYYTNYKSFSLINSTLSPYLGQSGISTVYKAYFDPNSFLNTVISNSSIYGNFIKSPTSDNLYYGFLKGYLASHYSLNILNSAYLALEDATGYNVKYVQIDHSLFPFSGVNPGIFYAPAYLTDQVSYSYQGEIVPYSFYQIYASTDEGTFPLNQTPSTATITGLNITYTPAFYNTSIYRFFIGYPPSAVGQTNGIPGISYGAGQYEIMPAWNMSNFELVYLGVPYNPYNNTSAHPNAWKIVPIQQAYTLVSEGKGRAQLLPPISEIGSAADPIVAYYPGATITGKVTTYDGRGVGGIYVTIYDQYGIPHEMVLTNSSGYFSLVGLPGNDTVVISTGTLDHLTLVGSNVISYWHVHITNAQAERITTTFNSTTGLPDYYFFHNFQLKNTTISGSVEFSYPLNSSTSKSVPINNGTIILYNSTYNYTAKFPILNGGYSTGPIPPYDYTASVLANGTLYKDVQILNTTVGSSVVYDISVKYNQIRADVTVGGKPVKSMVVYAEGASGSYTSNFVNGTYIVYVPEGNYTVYARSYNTATRQYYVNFTGWGSVYNITMAAQPAVMVYGSASNISRITFYMDSQVNNATYTVNVSNGKFSVVIPVGVYTIYGSGKGTAYMRTIEITENTQLNVSGSPAYSVSLDSYVGEKAVSSGYYSIVGQNGYLGYPYSSNSTVHFRLPVGIYRIYSTATIAGLSYAGKLVINLKSNYSNTVELSNASISTIALYNNKISNSFNVTDAVHSGIVLLYSGNVLIEVFPVEYSGYSNVVYPLSTYSPVATVISPYYLEENISLNAKPITLGMKPVTIEASFELYNKSLKPEFNGYIDLYGLYNYNLTMVSGKAYGYIMPGIYYLSIWNGTNILIYNDTAITPSSSNLIDVGIYANFTSDISGVRLLTKTGSQLSFGPVPIGNYIVYYAKGSKVSVNEIAITNNTVYSNISLANGYYLNVTNSLNVSGNYLVKGSYFVIPGNGSFVLPAGNYYISFNSRFSNSTGSFYVYGNASLYLNRNTNLSVNVSMKEIFANTTILTNSPYSYVYVLSNGSTYASGRANSTGVASFMLPTRGFTVYSISTNHKMAAFNYLNINPFETSVVFNSSLSNSYPVYIYTALNGEPTYLNVSISLGSSELIVNSSVNYIYLPTGNYTFGSSISTTRHFPTENVTISYATSGTYYVNGLTYINLNLVEQKVYSFSTSLVSKVKTFGYTVVNDTVLYKPINYNITILNTGNTIVNITLQNGNTSLYAMAFNVSKLELIPGESANVSVNVTPKAIISSGLVNIPVNLNYTLGNTTKYIQAYFPTIYTYTVSSLPSEVNGTNVEVPLVINNTGNANITVNLSISNSYIQSLRSLNYNITYPSYVSVSAFGSKIVNITLIPTSTTPAPFVSFYMSVSYNNIHKSIELNATYPQLSKVSVVANGTGIISNYHGNPYLSLTIGLILIAITVVVGLALSAYRGRKK, encoded by the coding sequence ATGATAGAAAACGTTGATAAGCATCGAAACCAATTTGAATTCGTATCCGTGTTAAGACGATACGAAACAGAGATCGCACTTGGCCTGCTAGTTGTGTTCTACCTATTTGTAGCCAATTACTTTTCTTGGTCACAGGCCATGCAATACCCTTTTCTTACAAACTCTGGTGGCAGTGATCCGTATTTTAATTATTATATTATACAATACATATTAACTTATCACACTCAACTCCTTCATGAAATATTTCTGCACTATCCAATAGGTTCAGGCAATCCGAGGCCGCCATTTTTCCACTGGATGATAGTATTTGTAGCTACGATACTTTCGCCAATATTCGGCAGTGCTTTCAAGGTAGCATATTATGCTTTTGAAGAATTCGATGCTGTTTTTGGGGCTCTTCTGATAATTCCAGTGTATTTGATGGCCAAAGAGATATTCGGTAAAAAGGCCGGCATTATTGCTGCGTTTCTTTACGCTCTGATGCCGGGTAACCTTTCGGCCGGAATACTGAGCGATGGCAGGATGCATACACCGGAACTTTTCTTTGCCTTCCTCACGATTTATTTCTTTGAAAAGGCTCTTATAACCAGCAAAAAATCGTTGTTTCTGCAGAATATGCTGGATTTTAAATCTTACATCCCATCTATAATCAATTTCTATAAGAGAAATAGAAAGGCAACAATCTATGCATTATTATCTGGAGCATCCATTGGAGGGCTGATGCTCTCCTGGCAGGGATACGCATATATTGAAGTTATATTGCTGATTTATATAGTAGTTCAGGCTGTTATTAATCTGCTCACGAGGAGACCGACAGGCTATTTGACGTATCTAACATCAATCGCTATGGCTCTTGGCTTCTTGATGGGCTTTTACTATTATTATGGAGATGGTGAGCTTTACGGGTGGTTTATACCAGAAATTCAACTTGCAGTTTTAGGTATAGCTTTTCTCCTTCTCATCAATATAATCGGACGGAAGCCATGGATAATAACTGTACCCCTCACCATCGTTGTTTCCCTCGCTGGATTTTTCGTTCTATTTAAGATAGAACCTACTGTAATGCATACCTTGATATCAGGTGCTGGATACTTCATAAAGTCAAGGGTTTATACGACTATAGCGGAAGCGGCTCCTCTTCCGCTGGGCGAATATATAAACAGCTTTGGCGTCGCTCAATTTATAATAGGAATGAGCGGTATCGTTTACGTCATATACAAATATGTAAAGGAAAAATCCGATGCACTGATGTTCATCCTTGTATTTGCAGTAGTATCAATATTTATGAGCTTCGAAGCCGCTAGGTTCAATATAACGGCAGCACCAGCTTATGGAATACTTGGCGGCGGGCTGCTGGTATACTTTATTGATATGGCAAAGCTTACAGAAGTTAGGAAAAGAAACGTTGGTAGTACGAGCTTTTCTAAGACTGTAAAGGGTAATATAAATTGGGTTCATGCTGCATTTGCAGTAATACTTGTACTGGTTCTTGTTATTCCATCAGGGATTGGGGTAGTGAATGCAGCTATACCAGAAAACAATGCAAACATAATAAATTCTAAGATACAAAGTGAGCTGCCAGCATTTATGAGATCAAACAATACAACAGGCCAGTACTTTGGATCTTCAGGTTTCTTTATAGATAATTCCAGCCAGCCGCTGGCTCAATCTTTTTCTTGGCTTTCTACACAGGATACCAATGTTCCTATTGGTGAAAGACCAGCATACGTGTCATGGTGGGACTATGGTTTCCAGGAAGTATTTCAGGGCCAGCATCCAACAGTGGCAGATGATTTCCAGCAAGGATATGTACCCGCTGGTCAAATACTCCTATCGCAGAATCAAAGTCAAATAGTATCCATATTAATAGCTCTACTCGTTAAAGGCTATTATACAAATTATAAATCATTTTCCTTAATAAATAGTACGCTTTCTCCATACCTCGGTCAATCGGGTATTAGTACAGTTTACAAAGCATATTTTGACCCTAATAGTTTCCTTAACACTGTGATTTCAAATTCTAGCATATATGGTAATTTTATTAAGTCTCCTACATCTGATAATTTATATTATGGGTTTCTGAAGGGATATCTCGCTAGTCATTATTCGCTCAATATCCTAAACAGTGCTTACCTCGCACTGGAAGATGCCACAGGCTACAACGTTAAATATGTACAGATAGATCACAGTTTATTCCCGTTCAGTGGGGTTAATCCAGGAATTTTCTATGCTCCAGCTTATTTAACGGATCAGGTTTCTTATTCCTACCAGGGAGAAATAGTTCCGTATTCATTTTATCAAATTTATGCGTCTACGGATGAGGGGACATTCCCACTGAATCAAACTCCATCAACTGCTACTATCACTGGTCTTAATATAACCTACACGCCGGCATTTTATAACACATCTATTTACAGGTTCTTTATAGGATACCCACCTTCAGCTGTGGGCCAGACAAATGGTATACCTGGGATATCGTATGGGGCTGGTCAATACGAGATTATGCCAGCCTGGAATATGAGTAATTTCGAACTAGTTTACCTAGGAGTTCCTTACAATCCATACAACAATACTAGTGCCCATCCGAACGCATGGAAAATAGTCCCAATACAACAGGCTTACACGCTCGTATCAGAAGGTAAGGGCCGTGCACAACTTCTACCGCCTATATCTGAGATAGGTTCTGCAGCAGACCCAATAGTAGCGTATTATCCTGGTGCCACCATAACTGGCAAAGTTACAACATATGATGGTCGGGGTGTAGGGGGAATCTACGTCACAATATATGATCAATATGGAATCCCACATGAAATGGTTCTAACAAACTCTTCGGGTTATTTCAGCCTGGTTGGTTTACCCGGCAATGATACGGTAGTAATAAGTACTGGAACGCTTGATCACCTAACGCTAGTTGGTTCTAACGTAATTTCTTACTGGCACGTCCATATAACAAATGCACAGGCGGAAAGAATAACTACAACATTTAATTCAACAACAGGACTTCCCGATTACTACTTTTTCCACAACTTCCAGCTTAAAAATACTACTATCTCCGGAAGTGTAGAATTTTCATATCCTCTAAATAGTTCCACCTCAAAAAGTGTGCCTATAAATAATGGCACTATAATACTCTATAATTCCACCTATAACTATACCGCTAAATTCCCCATACTGAATGGTGGATATTCAACCGGTCCTATACCTCCATATGACTATACGGCGTCAGTATTAGCAAATGGGACACTGTATAAAGATGTACAAATACTGAATACTACTGTTGGATCATCGGTTGTATACGATATATCTGTAAAATATAATCAGATAAGAGCAGATGTAACTGTGGGTGGAAAGCCTGTAAAGTCAATGGTTGTTTATGCAGAAGGAGCAAGCGGCAGTTATACATCAAACTTTGTCAATGGTACTTATATTGTTTACGTGCCTGAAGGCAATTACACGGTATATGCTAGATCCTATAATACGGCTACACGGCAATACTATGTCAACTTCACCGGATGGGGTTCAGTATACAATATTACGATGGCAGCTCAGCCTGCGGTAATGGTTTACGGTTCAGCCTCAAATATAAGCAGAATCACGTTCTATATGGATAGTCAAGTTAACAACGCTACATACACAGTAAACGTCTCCAATGGCAAGTTCAGTGTGGTTATACCAGTCGGAGTATACACAATATACGGATCTGGTAAGGGAACCGCCTATATGCGGACAATAGAAATTACAGAAAATACGCAGTTAAATGTCTCTGGTTCACCTGCATACAGCGTTTCTCTTGATTCTTACGTAGGTGAAAAAGCTGTATCAAGTGGGTACTACTCAATAGTAGGTCAAAACGGTTATTTAGGTTACCCATATTCTTCAAATTCAACGGTTCATTTCCGATTGCCAGTTGGAATATATAGAATATATTCGACTGCCACTATTGCAGGACTAAGCTATGCGGGAAAATTGGTTATCAATCTCAAATCCAATTACAGTAATACAGTTGAACTGAGCAATGCATCGATTAGCACGATCGCTCTTTACAACAATAAAATTTCTAATTCCTTCAACGTGACTGATGCAGTACACTCTGGAATAGTCCTGTTGTATTCTGGTAACGTACTGATTGAAGTCTTTCCTGTCGAGTATTCAGGATACTCAAACGTAGTATATCCTCTATCTACTTATTCTCCTGTTGCAACAGTGATATCACCATACTACCTAGAGGAGAATATTAGTTTGAATGCTAAACCTATCACTCTAGGAATGAAACCTGTAACAATAGAAGCATCATTTGAGCTTTACAATAAGAGCCTTAAGCCAGAATTTAATGGTTACATCGACCTTTATGGGTTGTATAACTATAACCTTACTATGGTTTCTGGTAAGGCATACGGATACATTATGCCTGGCATTTATTACTTATCCATATGGAATGGAACAAACATTCTAATTTATAACGACACTGCTATTACACCGAGTAGCTCTAATCTCATTGATGTCGGAATCTACGCCAACTTTACATCGGATATAAGCGGGGTACGTTTGTTAACAAAGACTGGAAGTCAATTAAGTTTCGGCCCTGTACCAATAGGTAATTATATTGTCTACTATGCGAAAGGCTCTAAAGTATCTGTCAATGAAATCGCTATAACGAATAATACAGTATATAGTAATATAAGTTTAGCGAACGGTTATTATCTTAACGTTACGAACAGTCTTAACGTATCCGGCAACTATCTTGTAAAGGGATCCTACTTTGTAATACCAGGAAACGGGTCATTTGTGCTGCCAGCTGGCAATTATTACATAAGTTTCAACTCAAGGTTTTCAAATAGTACAGGTTCATTCTATGTTTATGGAAATGCTAGCCTATACTTGAATAGAAATACTAACTTGTCTGTAAATGTAAGTATGAAAGAAATATTCGCAAATACAACAATCTTAACTAACTCGCCATACTCATATGTCTACGTATTAAGTAACGGATCAACTTATGCCTCCGGAAGAGCCAATTCTACAGGTGTAGCAAGCTTTATGCTGCCCACAAGGGGCTTTACCGTTTACTCTATTAGTACAAATCACAAAATGGCCGCATTTAACTACTTAAATATAAATCCGTTTGAGACATCAGTGGTGTTTAATTCAAGTCTTTCAAATTCATATCCAGTATACATATACACTGCATTAAACGGTGAGCCAACATATCTAAATGTCAGTATTTCACTTGGGTCAAGTGAGCTTATAGTAAACAGTTCAGTAAATTACATATATTTGCCAACAGGGAACTACACCTTCGGATCTTCCATATCCACAACCAGGCACTTCCCGACTGAAAATGTGACAATTTCATACGCAACTTCTGGAACTTATTATGTGAACGGGCTTACATACATCAACCTTAATTTAGTGGAACAGAAAGTGTATTCTTTTTCAACATCACTTGTCTCTAAGGTGAAAACATTCGGATACACGGTAGTGAACGATACGGTATTATATAAGCCAATAAATTACAATATTACAATACTTAATACTGGGAATACCATTGTTAATATAACACTTCAGAACGGGAATACATCTTTGTATGCTATGGCGTTCAATGTATCAAAGCTAGAGTTAATTCCTGGTGAGTCTGCCAATGTTTCTGTTAACGTAACTCCTAAGGCCATAATAAGTTCTGGCCTTGTAAATATCCCAGTTAATCTTAACTATACCTTAGGCAACACTACAAAGTATATCCAGGCCTATTTCCCGACTATTTATACTTATACGGTTTCTTCGCTTCCTTCGGAAGTGAATGGCACGAATGTTGAGGTGCCTTTAGTGATAAATAACACTGGCAATGCTAATATAACGGTGAATTTGAGCATATCTAATTCATATATACAGAGCCTCAGGTCTTTGAATTATAATATTACATATCCAAGTTATGTAAGCGTATCGGCATTCGGATCAAAGATAGTCAACATAACTTTGATTCCGACCTCTACTACGCCGGCTCCGTTTGTTAGTTTTTACATGAGTGTATCTTACAACAATATTCATAAATCCATTGAATTGAATGCCACTTATCCGCAGCTTTCCAAGGTGAGTGTAGTTGCCAATGGCACGGGTATTATATCGAATTACCACGGGAATCCGTATCTGTCCCTTACAATAGGACTTATACTTATAGCAATAACGGTTGTTGTAGGCCTTGCGCTATCAGCGTATAGGGGGAGAAAGAAATGA
- a CDS encoding KEOPS complex subunit Pcc1: protein MHSAIIYIDQVKAEVLAPDITQPIGRAKLTIAMKGDCFYIYIEAPDTVSLKASLTSIARLIHVIEEVEGVLDGRAKY from the coding sequence ATGCATTCTGCCATTATATATATAGATCAGGTAAAAGCAGAAGTCCTAGCTCCTGATATAACTCAACCCATAGGGAGAGCAAAGTTAACCATAGCAATGAAAGGAGACTGTTTTTACATTTATATAGAAGCACCTGATACAGTATCGCTTAAGGCATCATTAACTTCTATAGCAAGACTAATTCATGTTATAGAAGAGGTGGAGGGAGTATTAGATGGTCGAGCCAAATATTAG
- a CDS encoding prefoldin subunit beta, with product MVEPNISSYLQNQLKQAQELEENIEKIATQRYQLDLSLKEIEKTLQELNKIDDKTPVYRSIGSILYKVDDKKKLIDELEEQLELTKIRINTLDKQQKSLEEKYKELQAAIRERYNQDNKKGAVS from the coding sequence ATGGTCGAGCCAAATATTAGTTCATACTTACAAAATCAATTGAAGCAAGCTCAAGAATTAGAGGAAAATATAGAAAAAATAGCAACCCAGAGATACCAGCTGGATCTTAGTTTAAAGGAAATAGAGAAAACCCTTCAAGAACTTAATAAAATAGATGATAAAACTCCGGTTTACAGGAGCATTGGTTCAATACTTTATAAAGTTGATGACAAAAAGAAGCTCATAGATGAGTTGGAAGAGCAGCTTGAACTGACAAAGATAAGGATTAATACCCTTGACAAGCAGCAGAAATCTCTTGAGGAAAAATATAAGGAATTACAGGCCGCAATAAGAGAACGTTATAATCAGGACAATAAGAAAGGTGCCGTCAGTTGA
- the mptA gene encoding GTP cyclohydrolase MptA: MIDFLDVQASTPDIRISVDKVGIRRMKFPIKIGDEVAILSADLYIDIPQTRKGADMSRAVESIQSVLSRPSINLESLGIEICKEALGRFNYASRVEVKINGEYYKKSNGGYDEISLYIRTKCGIDGNIENLTGLSYEAITACPCAMETTRALISKDIPDSENVLYYIPTVTHNQRNRTKLIVSNNAGKISFWDIYKVLESVQGKPLESLLKRIDEGKLVYEAHKKPKFVEDVVREVAFAAVTLLPLSDDDMVIVSSDSEESIHPHNAYASMKKRALDLKKELNL; this comes from the coding sequence TTGATAGATTTTCTCGATGTTCAGGCTTCAACCCCTGACATAAGGATTTCAGTAGACAAGGTCGGTATTCGAAGAATGAAATTTCCAATTAAAATTGGAGACGAAGTAGCCATTTTATCAGCTGATTTATATATTGATATACCCCAGACTAGGAAAGGGGCCGATATGTCTAGAGCTGTCGAATCTATTCAATCGGTTCTTTCTCGGCCGTCAATTAATTTAGAATCACTAGGAATAGAAATATGCAAAGAAGCCTTAGGGCGTTTCAATTACGCATCTAGGGTTGAAGTCAAAATAAACGGGGAATACTATAAAAAATCAAATGGCGGATACGATGAAATTTCCCTTTACATAAGGACAAAATGTGGAATAGATGGTAATATAGAAAACTTAACTGGTTTATCTTATGAGGCAATAACTGCATGCCCATGTGCAATGGAAACAACAAGGGCACTTATTAGCAAAGACATACCTGATTCTGAAAACGTACTCTATTATATCCCAACCGTGACGCATAATCAGAGAAACAGGACAAAGTTAATAGTGAGCAATAACGCAGGCAAGATAAGCTTCTGGGACATATATAAAGTACTAGAATCAGTACAGGGAAAACCGCTGGAATCTCTTTTAAAAAGGATCGACGAAGGCAAACTAGTTTACGAAGCGCATAAGAAACCTAAATTCGTGGAAGATGTTGTGAGGGAGGTAGCATTTGCGGCTGTAACTTTGCTTCCACTATCTGATGATGATATGGTTATAGTATCCTCAGACAGTGAAGAAAGCATACACCCACATAATGCCTACGCAAGTATGAAGAAGAGAGCCTTAGACTTAAAAAAGGAACTAAATCTTTGA
- a CDS encoding adenylyltransferase/cytidyltransferase family protein has product MIRVMATGVFDILHLGHIHYLKESKKLGDELVVVVARDSTARNNGKIPIFDENSRLALISELKVVDRAILGHEGDMMKTVIEVKPDIITLGYDQKFDEAELQSKINKLGITVKIVRISKYDGQLNSSSSVRKKIMELIGERY; this is encoded by the coding sequence ATGATCAGAGTAATGGCAACTGGTGTTTTCGATATTCTACATTTGGGTCATATTCATTATCTTAAGGAATCAAAAAAACTCGGAGATGAACTTGTAGTTGTCGTTGCTCGTGATTCTACAGCCCGCAATAATGGTAAGATTCCAATATTTGATGAGAACTCAAGGCTAGCCCTCATTTCAGAATTAAAGGTCGTCGATAGAGCTATCCTTGGCCATGAAGGTGACATGATGAAGACGGTGATTGAAGTTAAACCAGACATTATAACCTTGGGTTACGATCAGAAGTTCGACGAGGCAGAATTACAAAGTAAAATAAATAAGCTGGGAATTACCGTTAAAATAGTGAGAATATCTAAGTATGACGGACAACTGAATAGCTCCTCTTCGGTAAGAAAGAAGATTATGGAGTTGATCGGCGAAAGATATTAA
- the rimI gene encoding ribosomal protein S18-alanine N-acetyltransferase yields MIVRRYLKQDLCAVARLEVRSFEIGPYDKEYLREVLENASSISYIAQISDKIVGYIVAMPLNSQEIDIESIATDPDFRKRSIGTRLIARIENESKSLGYRNIILEVRKENIEAISFYSRLGFNIKEFIVNYYEEYYRGSRDAYRMVKSLS; encoded by the coding sequence ATGATAGTAAGAAGATATCTTAAGCAGGATCTTTGCGCTGTGGCAAGACTTGAAGTTCGTTCTTTTGAGATCGGTCCGTATGATAAGGAATATCTAAGGGAGGTACTTGAGAATGCTTCCTCCATTAGTTATATAGCCCAAATATCTGATAAGATTGTAGGCTATATTGTCGCAATGCCTTTGAATTCACAGGAAATAGATATAGAAAGCATAGCGACTGATCCGGATTTCAGAAAAAGATCTATCGGCACGAGACTAATAGCAAGAATTGAGAACGAGTCTAAGTCATTAGGATACCGAAACATAATACTTGAAGTAAGGAAGGAAAACATTGAGGCTATATCATTTTACAGCAGGTTGGGTTTTAATATAAAAGAGTTCATTGTAAATTATTACGAAGAGTATTACAGAGGCTCAAGAGATGCCTATCGTATGGTAAAATCCCTATCTTAA
- a CDS encoding HIT family protein, producing MYEPSCVFCTEIIQKRNAAVVAENEYTIAFMDKAPVEPGHVLVIPKRHFINIFDIDDFYYIEVQKMVKRVSKAVLEALSADALNVGQNNGRCANQIVMHYHVHVIPRWCDRPFKWGRIEASFEELQNTAKLISETYDRLFSVKGKALSNTR from the coding sequence ATGTATGAGCCATCTTGCGTGTTCTGCACAGAGATTATACAAAAAAGGAATGCAGCAGTTGTGGCGGAAAACGAATATACAATAGCCTTTATGGATAAGGCACCAGTTGAACCAGGCCACGTCCTGGTAATACCAAAAAGACATTTCATAAACATATTTGACATAGACGACTTCTACTATATTGAAGTTCAGAAAATGGTAAAAAGAGTTTCAAAGGCAGTTCTTGAGGCACTTTCTGCAGACGCGCTGAATGTAGGGCAGAACAACGGGAGATGCGCCAACCAGATAGTTATGCACTATCACGTTCACGTTATACCTAGATGGTGTGATAGGCCATTTAAGTGGGGGAGAATAGAAGCATCTTTTGAGGAGCTCCAAAACACTGCTAAATTAATATCAGAAACTTATGATAGACTGTTTTCTGTTAAGGGCAAGGCTTTATCAAATACCCGGTGA